CGATGCCCTTGAGCAGGCCGACGTAGTCGAGGAACTCGCGGGCGCTCAGGTCCGGGTACACGCCGAGGTCCTGCGGCAGGTAGCCGAGCACGCGCTGCACCGCCTGCCGCCCGGAGCGCGCCGTCACGTCGTTCCCACCGATCCGCACCTGGCCAGCGGTCGGTCGCAGCAGGCCGGCGAGGATCCGCATCAGCGTGGTCTTGCCGGCGCCGTTGGCGCCGAGGAGGCCGAACATGCCGGTCGGCACGAGCAGGTCCAGGCCGTCGAGGGCCGGCCCTTTGCCCTTGTACGTCTTCGTGAGGCCGGAAATCTCGATCCGCAACGGACTCTCCTTATCGGATGGTGCGGGCGCGCAGCGCGGGCGCGGCGGTGAGGACGAGGGCGGCGATCGCGAGCAGGACGCCGATGGACAGCCACGCGGTGGCGGCGGTCGCCTCCGGGCGCAGGAAGTTGAGCGTGGCGCCGGGCGCCGGACCGGCGATCCGCACGCCGTCGTCCGGTGCGGGGTAACCGAACAGCTCCTGCAAGGGGTAGCTGCCGAGCGGCGTGACGAGGCTCTGCGAGAGCGTGGGCATCAGCGAAGGGCTGATGGCGTTGCCCCAGAACCAGTAGCCGACGAACAGCACGCGGAACAGCGGCGCCGGGATGAGCAGCGGTACGACGAGCGCGAACGCGCCGACGAACAGTACCGCCGGCGCGATGACCGTGGCGAAGAGCGCCGCCGCCCAGGCGAGCGCGACCGGCTGCCCGGACACGCCCGCGTAGAGCACCGCGAATCCAAAGTAGACGATCGCCGGGGTATCGTCGCGACGGCGCACGACCCGAGGTACTTGCCGGCCAGCCGGGCGGCGGCGGAGCCGGGCGTGGCGTCGAGGATCGCCGCGACGCCGAGCCGGTTGTCCCGGACCAACCGGTCGGCCAGGAAGCAGCCGTAGACGATCGGCAGGACCAGGTTTACCAGCACGGCGGTGGAGGCCATCGTCTCCCTGGCCGACGGGTCGTCCAGCACGTCGCCGAGCGAGCGGGCGCTGACAAGGCCGAGCAGCGCCACGATGACGCCGTTCGCTATCCACATCGAGCGCTTGCGCGCCTGCATGAGGAACTCGTACCGAAACGCCGCTCTCACTCCGCCTCCCCTGCCAGCAGTCGCTCGGTGCGCCCGAGCAGCAGCCAGCCCAGCGCGCCGAGCACGAGCGCGATCGCCACGAGCGTCAGGCGGTTGGCGGTCCAGGCCGCAGGATCGGCGCCGCGGGTGGTGGCGAAGAGGTACAGCAGCCGGGCCCAGGCGCTGTCCTGCACAAGGCCGGGGAAGACCTGCTGCACGATCCAGCAGGTGGCGACGATGCCGCCGGCCGCCGCGGGGCTGCGGAACGCCGCGCCGGCCAGGAACCCGAGGCCGCCGAGGGCCAGCGTCGGCGCCAGCCACACGAGCTGGCCGAGAAGCGGGCCGTGGCTCGCCGGCCACCGCTCCCACCACCCGGTGGCGACCAGGCCGGCGACCACGAGCACGGCGAGCAGCCCCGCCCAGCCGAACGTGACCGCCAGTCGGCGCAGCAGCGTCGACCGGTACGCGGTCGGCATGGTCAGCTGGAGCTCGACGGCCGGGTCGCGGCCCACCAGCGACGCGGCACCCACGCCGGCGGCGAGGGGCATCGCCATCTCCAGCGCGGCGAGCAGGTTTCGCGCTGTCGCGCGGTCGGTGGCGGTCCCGGCGTCGATCAGGGCGATGAGCACGAGGGCGGCGGTCGCGACGGGCGGGGTCAGCAGCGCCGTCCAGCCGGCGCGGCGCACCTCGTACCGCCAGAGGTCGATTGGTCTCACGTGGGGTGGGTAGCGCGGTGGCGGCGGATCGGTTCACCCCGGCCGGCGAGAAAAACCGCGAGCGCGGTGAGCGCGGCGGCGGCCAGCACGGTGCCCGCGTTCGTCGACCACACAAGCCCTACGGCGTCGAGCGCCCAGCCGGCGTCCTGGAAGAGCCCGCCGGCCAGGACGCGCAGCGACCACAGCACCACCGCCACGCCGGCCGCCGCGTCGGCGCCGATCCACACCGCGAGCACGAGGCTCAGCGCGGACAGCAGCGCCATCGGCCCGAGCCACGCGTCGACCAGCGCGAAGAGTCCGCCCGCATCACCGCCCAGCGCGGCTAGCACGCCCGAGGCGGCGAGCGCGAGCACCAGGTCGTACCCGAAGACGAGCGCGATCCGGGTGAGCAGGATCAGAGCCGGCGCGGTCGGCGTCGCGGCGACCACCTCGAAGGCCGGGTCACGCCTCGGCCCGTACATGCCGGCGATGCCGAGCGCCGCCACGACCGGCGCCACGAGCGCGAGCACCTGTCCGCCCGAACCCGCGGCGGTGGCGGCGACCACCACACCGAGCGCCATCACCAGCGCGGAGGCGATCGGCACCGCCGGGCGTACGAGCCGCGCCTCGGCCCGCAGCAGCGCGAGGGAAAACCACGCCGGCCGCCGGGTGGGCGGCGGCGGCCCGGAGAGCGCGCTGCGCAGCAGTACCCGGTGGACCATGTCCGGCCCGGGCGGGTCCGGATCGCGGCTTGTGTCGCCGAGCACGCGCCAGGCCGCCACGTCGGCACGGCACTGGGCGCACTCCGCCAGGTGCGTGTCGACCTCGGCGTGCTCGGTGGGGTCGAGCGCGCCGGTCGCGTACTCCAGAAGCCTGTCGTTCATTCCGGCACCCCCTGGGTGGCGAGCGTGCGGGCCAGCGCGGCCCGGGCGTGGTGCAGCCGGCTCTTGACCGTGCCCACCGGTACACCGAGGACGGCGGCCGCCTCGGCGAGTGGCAGCCCGGCGACGAAGACCAGCGCGACGACGTCCCGCTGGTGGTCCGGCAGGTCGCCGACGGCGCCGGCCAACGGGCTGCCACCGGCGGCGGCGATCGCCAGCTCTTCCGGCCCGGGTGCCGGGTCCGGACGGTCGACCGCCTCGTACGGCGCGGGTGGTGGCTGGCCGCGCAGCCGGTAGTACGCCTGGCGGCGGGCGATGCCGAACAGCCACGTCGAGACCGCCGACCCGCCCGCGAACCCGCCGGCCGAACGCCAGACCGCCAGCATCGTGTCCTGCAGGATCTCCTCCGCGACCATCCGGTCACCGGCCAGTCGCAGCAGGTAACCGAAGAGGCGGCCGGCGTACGCCTGGTACAGCCGCGCCAGCGCGCCACCGTCACCACGCGCCACCAGCGCGAGCAGGGCCGCGTCGTCGTCCATCGTCTGTTGGTAGCAGCGGGTGGGCGGAAAGGTTCACCGGCTCTAAGCGTGCTCACAGGGTCGGTTGAAGCCGGTTTGAAGTACCGCCGTGTTTTCATCCTGAACATGACGGACGTGGGTGCCCAGCGACAAGCCAGGCTGACCGACCGCTGGCCGACCGCGCTGGCACTGGTCACGGTGGCGTTCGCGATCGGGCTGATGGCGCTGGTGGACAACGAGGCCGAGCTCTTCG
The window above is part of the Phytohabitans houttuyneae genome. Proteins encoded here:
- a CDS encoding zf-HC2 domain-containing protein; the encoded protein is MNDRLLEYATGALDPTEHAEVDTHLAECAQCRADVAAWRVLGDTSRDPDPPGPDMVHRVLLRSALSGPPPPTRRPAWFSLALLRAEARLVRPAVPIASALVMALGVVVAATAAGSGGQVLALVAPVVAALGIAGMYGPRRDPAFEVVAATPTAPALILLTRIALVFGYDLVLALAASGVLAALGGDAGGLFALVDAWLGPMALLSALSLVLAVWIGADAAAGVAVVLWSLRVLAGGLFQDAGWALDAVGLVWSTNAGTVLAAAALTALAVFLAGRGEPIRRHRATHPT
- a CDS encoding RNA polymerase sigma factor, with amino-acid sequence MDDDAALLALVARGDGGALARLYQAYAGRLFGYLLRLAGDRMVAEEILQDTMLAVWRSAGGFAGGSAVSTWLFGIARRQAYYRLRGQPPPAPYEAVDRPDPAPGPEELAIAAAGGSPLAGAVGDLPDHQRDVVALVFVAGLPLAEAAAVLGVPVGTVKSRLHHARAALARTLATQGVPE